One part of the Leptolyngbya sp. FACHB-261 genome encodes these proteins:
- a CDS encoding acyl carrier protein, with the protein MMEIQNSQVLTSPAIESDKIKAKEEGAVSRELSTAAEIQAWIVAYLAELLEIEPDEVNVTIPFDRYGLDSATAVGLTGDLEDWLGKRLDPTLLYDYPTVETFSQHLAEELRAKA; encoded by the coding sequence ATGATGGAAATCCAAAACTCTCAAGTGTTGACGTCTCCGGCTATCGAGAGCGATAAAATCAAAGCTAAGGAAGAAGGTGCTGTATCCCGAGAACTGTCTACAGCTGCAGAAATCCAAGCCTGGATTGTTGCCTACTTAGCAGAACTACTGGAAATTGAGCCAGATGAAGTCAATGTCACAATTCCCTTTGACCGCTACGGCTTAGACTCCGCAACTGCCGTCGGGTTGACTGGAGATTTAGAAGATTGGTTGGGTAAGAGACTCGATCCGACCCTACTGTACGACTATCCCACCGTTGAAACTTTCTCCCAGCATTTGGCTGAGGAATTGAGAGCTAAGGCTTAA
- a CDS encoding DNA-binding response regulator, with product MKKILVIEEQAQTRSLFIKGLSARGFYTISAENGQVGIQRAQEQLPDIIICGIMMPDLDGYSVLTTLRQNPATAVIPFIVVTAKVARTHLRKAMELGADDYITKPCTLEELLKAIAAQLEKQTVLRQWYVAQSGQEPEPSSAGSRVPDMAVCDTATLVATSPSIPPSIFSTAPQLSKVFHFIEANYHQPITLGDVAQAVGYSPAYLTSLVRRQTGHTVQRWIIEHRMSAARSLLLETDQVVAQIAAKVGYHHTVHFFRQFRQFHGTTPQAWRSAHRKTNCS from the coding sequence GTGAAGAAGATTCTGGTGATTGAGGAGCAAGCACAGACTCGGAGCCTTTTTATAAAGGGTCTTAGCGCCAGAGGTTTCTATACGATCAGCGCTGAGAATGGCCAAGTCGGTATTCAACGAGCGCAGGAACAACTACCCGATATCATCATCTGTGGCATTATGATGCCGGACTTGGATGGTTACAGTGTTCTGACAACCCTACGTCAGAATCCAGCTACAGCAGTGATTCCTTTTATTGTTGTCACGGCTAAAGTTGCACGAACCCATCTGCGTAAAGCTATGGAACTGGGCGCAGATGACTATATCACCAAGCCTTGTACATTAGAGGAACTGCTGAAAGCAATTGCAGCCCAGTTAGAAAAGCAAACTGTGCTTCGGCAGTGGTACGTTGCGCAATCAGGACAGGAACCAGAGCCATCCTCAGCCGGTTCAAGAGTTCCTGATATGGCAGTCTGTGATACAGCGACATTAGTAGCCACTTCTCCATCAATCCCTCCGTCAATTTTCTCAACTGCCCCTCAGTTGAGTAAGGTGTTTCACTTTATTGAGGCCAATTATCACCAACCCATTACTCTCGGCGATGTAGCCCAAGCAGTGGGCTATTCCCCCGCCTACTTAACTAGTTTGGTGCGACGTCAAACTGGTCATACTGTGCAGCGTTGGATCATTGAGCATCGCATGTCAGCTGCCCGTTCTTTGCTGCTCGAAACCGACCAAGTTGTAGCACAGATTGCTGCTAAGGTCGGCTACCACCACACCGTTCATTTCTTTCGTCAATTTCGTCAATTTCATGGCACAACTCCTCAAGCTTGGAGAAGCGCACATCGTAAAACTAACTGCTCTTAA
- a CDS encoding fatty acyl-AMP ligase, whose product MANCPTDAIGIRPKVSTLVELLADKAQAQPNQLAYIFLQDGETEAGRLTYQELDRQARVIAAKLQSLRLSGSRALLLYPSGLEFIAAFLGCLYAGVVAVPAYPPRRNQSLSRLQAIMADARAAVALTTTPLLGDIEERFAEDPELSPLSWLATDNLDPGLAGTWQQPDIQADTLAFLQYTSGSTGTPKGVMVSHGNLLHNSALIHQSFADTPESQGVSWLPPYHDMGLIGGVLQPLYVGAPMVLMPAVAFMQKPIRWLQAISRYKATTSGGPNFAYDLCLRKITPEQLATLDLSSWEVAFTGAEPVRAETLTQFAETFAACGFRREAFHPCYGMAETTLIVSGGVRTAPTVFQQVDSAALEQNRVVTTAREGEGTRTIVGCGQNLLDQQILIVDPESRLPRADNQVGEIWVSGASVAQGYWQKPELTQQTFQAYLANTVEGETGQIGPFLRTGDLGFLQDGELFITGRIKDLMIIRGQNHYPQDIELTVEKSHPALRVSSGAAFTVEAKGEERLVVVQEVERSYLRKLDVNQVVGNIRQAVAANHALQVYAAVLVKTGSIPKTSSGKIQRHACRSGFLNGTLNVVEDWSENPQTKVKFLHLQAEIESVLQKLSTSK is encoded by the coding sequence ATGGCTAATTGTCCCACTGATGCGATCGGGATCAGGCCCAAAGTTTCAACCTTAGTCGAGTTGCTGGCCGATAAAGCGCAGGCTCAGCCTAATCAGCTGGCCTATATCTTTTTGCAGGACGGCGAAACAGAAGCAGGTCGCTTGACCTATCAAGAATTGGACCGTCAGGCTCGGGTAATTGCTGCCAAGCTTCAAAGCTTGAGGCTTAGCGGTTCCCGTGCCTTATTGCTTTATCCCTCTGGGCTAGAGTTTATTGCTGCCTTCTTGGGCTGTTTGTACGCGGGTGTTGTTGCTGTCCCTGCCTACCCACCGCGACGCAACCAGAGTTTGTCGCGGCTGCAAGCGATCATGGCGGATGCAAGGGCGGCGGTAGCGCTAACGACAACCCCACTGTTGGGTGACATTGAAGAACGCTTTGCTGAAGATCCAGAACTCTCTCCGCTGAGTTGGTTGGCAACGGATAATCTTGATCCTGGCTTAGCAGGAACCTGGCAGCAACCAGACATCCAGGCAGATACATTGGCTTTTCTCCAGTACACCTCCGGCTCTACAGGAACGCCGAAGGGAGTCATGGTTAGCCACGGCAATCTGCTGCACAACTCAGCCCTAATCCACCAAAGCTTTGCCGATACCCCCGAAAGCCAAGGCGTGAGCTGGTTACCGCCCTATCATGATATGGGCTTAATCGGAGGCGTCCTGCAACCTCTATACGTTGGGGCTCCAATGGTTTTAATGCCAGCAGTGGCATTTATGCAGAAGCCAATCCGTTGGCTACAAGCAATTTCTCGCTACAAAGCAACGACGAGTGGGGGACCGAATTTTGCCTATGACCTTTGTCTACGCAAGATTACGCCTGAGCAGTTAGCAACTCTTGACCTCAGTAGCTGGGAAGTGGCTTTTACCGGGGCTGAGCCCGTTCGTGCTGAAACCCTAACTCAGTTTGCTGAAACTTTTGCCGCTTGTGGTTTCCGACGCGAGGCTTTTCACCCTTGCTACGGTATGGCTGAAACCACACTGATTGTCTCTGGCGGCGTGAGAACCGCGCCAACCGTCTTCCAGCAAGTTGACAGTGCTGCGCTTGAGCAGAACCGGGTCGTTACCACAGCGCGTGAGGGTGAGGGAACCCGGACCATTGTTGGTTGTGGCCAGAACTTACTAGACCAGCAAATCCTAATCGTTGATCCTGAATCCCGTCTCCCCCGTGCTGACAATCAGGTAGGAGAGATTTGGGTATCCGGAGCGAGCGTGGCTCAAGGGTACTGGCAGAAACCAGAGCTAACGCAGCAGACCTTCCAAGCTTATTTAGCCAATACGGTTGAGGGTGAAACGGGCCAAATAGGACCGTTCTTGCGCACTGGAGATTTAGGCTTTCTGCAGGACGGTGAGCTATTCATCACGGGTCGCATCAAAGATTTGATGATCATTCGGGGTCAAAATCATTATCCTCAGGACATTGAACTAACCGTCGAGAAAAGTCATCCTGCACTACGCGTGAGTTCTGGGGCCGCGTTTACCGTGGAGGCTAAGGGTGAAGAACGGCTAGTCGTGGTCCAAGAAGTGGAACGCAGCTATTTGCGCAAGCTAGATGTGAACCAAGTCGTTGGCAATATCCGACAGGCTGTGGCAGCGAATCATGCCCTACAGGTTTATGCTGCTGTGCTCGTTAAGACGGGTAGTATTCCTAAGACTTCGAGCGGTAAAATTCAGCGCCATGCCTGCCGTTCTGGGTTTCTAAATGGAACTTTGAATGTGGTGGAAGACTGGAGCGAAAATCCCCAAACCAAAGTCAAGTTCCTGCATCTTCAAGCCGAGATCGAATCTGTGTTGCAGAAGCTATCGACCAGTAAATAG
- a CDS encoding ABC exporter membrane fusion protein yields the protein MKPDFVSDDKPLLKSSGRWAITAAVIAALALGGVSLLYVLRSQRGSVDSAKLAVAASSGKAVSALGYLKPEGEVLHLSAPNVLSALGASRVDKLLVKEGEQVKAGQVVAVLDNHENLKAALKLAQEQVKVAQANLAQVRAGAKLGELEAQKATIASLEADLIGQLSAQDQTIARLEAELSNGRVEYQRYRTLFQAGAVTASQLDSKQLTMQTAQKQLSEARAQRGRINLTVQQQIKAAQATLTQLAEVRPTDVQAAQADIDRTIANVTKAQAELDLALVRAPINGRILKIYTHPGEAISDQGILALGQTKQMNVVAEVYESDISKLRIGQVATITGTAFADQLQGTITQIGLQVNSQDVLSTDPTANVDSRVIEVKIRLNAADSQKVSTLTNLQVNVVIGS from the coding sequence ATGAAACCTGATTTTGTCTCGGACGATAAGCCACTCTTAAAGTCCTCAGGACGGTGGGCTATCACCGCTGCGGTTATCGCCGCCTTAGCCCTTGGTGGAGTTTCTCTACTGTATGTCTTGCGTTCCCAACGCGGCTCAGTTGACTCCGCTAAGCTTGCAGTTGCTGCCTCATCAGGCAAAGCTGTCTCTGCTTTAGGCTACTTAAAACCAGAAGGAGAAGTGCTCCATTTATCTGCGCCTAATGTTCTTAGTGCCTTAGGAGCTAGCCGAGTCGACAAGCTGTTGGTCAAGGAAGGCGAGCAAGTTAAAGCGGGACAAGTGGTCGCGGTTCTAGACAATCACGAAAATCTCAAAGCTGCGTTAAAACTTGCCCAAGAACAAGTCAAAGTTGCTCAAGCTAATCTAGCGCAGGTCAGAGCTGGAGCAAAACTGGGTGAACTTGAAGCACAAAAAGCCACTATTGCCAGTTTAGAGGCTGACCTGATAGGCCAGCTCAGCGCCCAAGATCAAACAATTGCTCGTTTGGAGGCAGAACTGAGCAACGGTCGAGTTGAGTATCAGCGTTATCGCACTTTGTTTCAAGCAGGAGCTGTCACCGCCTCCCAGCTAGATAGCAAGCAACTCACGATGCAAACGGCTCAAAAGCAGCTCAGTGAAGCTAGAGCCCAGCGCGGTCGGATCAACCTGACTGTTCAGCAGCAAATCAAGGCAGCTCAAGCAACCCTGACCCAACTAGCAGAGGTCCGGCCCACCGATGTACAAGCAGCCCAAGCGGATATTGATCGGACGATCGCTAACGTTACCAAAGCGCAAGCCGAGCTGGATTTAGCCTTGGTCCGCGCTCCAATCAACGGACGGATTCTTAAAATCTACACTCATCCGGGAGAGGCCATTAGCGATCAAGGCATCCTGGCTTTAGGGCAGACCAAGCAAATGAACGTGGTGGCCGAGGTATACGAGTCGGATATCAGCAAGCTCAGAATCGGTCAAGTCGCGACCATCACGGGCACTGCTTTCGCAGATCAGTTACAGGGCACCATCACCCAAATTGGCCTACAGGTTAACTCACAAGACGTACTCAGCACTGACCCAACCGCGAATGTCGACAGCAGAGTGATTGAGGTCAAAATCCGTCTCAATGCTGCGGATAGCCAGAAAGTTTCAACTTTAACCAACCTACAGGTCAACGTTGTGATTGGTTCCTAA
- the devC gene encoding ABC transporter permease DevC, translating to MFDIPLAWLQLSREKTRLLIALAGIAFAVILMFLQFGFQAALYNSATRLHENLRGDLVLISVRSKSLAYMKPFSWRRLYQTLGFEGVESISSVYVGFRDWRNPDNGNFRAIYVYGFELANLGFQSLEVEQSSDKLKLKENILFDRDSRAEYGAVTTAFEQGQPVVTELGGKRVNVVGLFRLGPSFGADGNIITSDSNFLRLFPDRKQGEIDIGLIQLKPGVDVESTLQQMEAELPKDIKIFTHQGFIDFEKTYWKTSTAIGFIFTLGAAMGFIVGTVIVYQILYTDVSDHLAEYATLKAMGYKNLYLELVVFQEAIILAVLGFVPGFALSLGLYDVIKGATFLPVGMVPDRAALVLVLTILMCAISGLVAVRRLRKADPADIF from the coding sequence ATGTTTGACATTCCTTTAGCGTGGCTGCAACTCAGCCGAGAGAAAACTCGGCTCCTGATTGCTCTGGCAGGCATTGCCTTTGCTGTCATTCTCATGTTTCTACAGTTTGGGTTTCAAGCCGCACTCTACAATAGCGCCACCCGACTCCACGAGAATCTACGAGGGGACTTAGTTTTAATCAGCGTTCGTTCTAAGTCTCTAGCTTATATGAAGCCTTTTTCCTGGCGTCGTTTGTACCAGACTTTGGGCTTTGAGGGTGTTGAATCCATTAGCTCTGTTTATGTTGGATTTAGGGATTGGCGTAACCCCGACAACGGCAATTTTAGAGCCATCTATGTTTATGGATTTGAGCTAGCCAACTTAGGCTTCCAATCATTAGAAGTCGAGCAGAGCTCGGACAAGCTGAAGCTCAAGGAAAACATCCTGTTTGATCGAGATTCTCGGGCTGAATATGGAGCAGTTACCACAGCCTTCGAGCAGGGACAACCTGTAGTCACCGAGCTAGGCGGCAAAAGAGTCAATGTGGTCGGCTTATTTAGACTTGGGCCTTCTTTTGGAGCCGATGGCAATATCATCACAAGTGATTCAAACTTTCTCCGGTTATTTCCTGATCGCAAACAGGGCGAAATTGATATTGGCTTGATTCAACTAAAACCAGGAGTGGATGTTGAGAGTACCCTCCAGCAGATGGAGGCCGAGCTTCCTAAGGATATTAAAATTTTTACGCATCAAGGCTTTATCGATTTTGAAAAAACTTACTGGAAGACCAGTACTGCTATCGGCTTTATTTTTACGCTAGGGGCAGCAATGGGGTTCATTGTTGGCACGGTAATTGTCTATCAAATTCTCTACACTGATGTTTCTGACCACCTGGCAGAATACGCCACCTTAAAAGCGATGGGGTACAAGAATCTGTACTTAGAGCTAGTTGTTTTTCAAGAAGCAATCATACTCGCAGTTTTAGGGTTTGTCCCTGGCTTTGCCCTCTCTCTAGGTCTTTATGATGTAATCAAAGGGGCTACTTTTCTACCAGTTGGTATGGTGCCAGATCGAGCCGCACTAGTTCTGGTTCTGACGATTCTGATGTGCGCTATCTCTGGTCTAGTCGCTGTGCGCAGGCTACGCAAAGCTGATCCAGCTGATATTTTTTAG
- a CDS encoding DevA family ABC transporter ATP-binding protein, with product MTYDEPVVAIRYLNHYFGQGALRKRTLSNINLEIHAGEIVILSGPSGSGKTTLLTLIGGLRTLTEGSLKVFDQELRGANEVQLMNIRRHIGYIFQAHNLLRSLTARQNVQMSIKLHANVPSIEARRKSEAALEAVGLANRMDYYPENLSGGQKQRVAIARALVGHPRLVLADEPTAALDSKSGRDVVQIMQQLVKEQGCAVLMVTHDNRILDVADRIVHMEDGQLVTAERVTG from the coding sequence ATGACGTACGACGAGCCCGTTGTTGCCATCCGATATCTCAATCATTACTTTGGTCAGGGCGCTTTACGCAAGCGAACCTTATCTAATATCAACCTGGAGATTCACGCTGGGGAGATTGTAATCTTATCCGGGCCCTCTGGCTCTGGAAAAACGACCCTGTTGACGTTGATCGGCGGATTACGCACCCTTACCGAAGGTAGCCTCAAAGTGTTTGACCAAGAGCTTCGGGGCGCTAATGAGGTTCAACTCATGAACATCCGCCGTCATATTGGTTATATTTTTCAAGCTCACAATCTGTTGCGCTCTTTGACGGCTCGACAGAATGTACAGATGTCGATCAAGCTGCACGCCAATGTTCCCAGCATAGAAGCACGTCGTAAATCAGAAGCAGCCCTAGAGGCAGTGGGCTTAGCCAACCGCATGGATTACTATCCGGAAAATCTATCGGGTGGACAAAAACAGCGGGTTGCGATTGCGCGGGCTCTAGTCGGTCATCCCAGACTGGTTTTAGCCGATGAACCTACGGCGGCGTTAGACAGCAAATCAGGCCGAGACGTGGTACAAATCATGCAGCAATTAGTCAAAGAACAGGGGTGTGCTGTACTCATGGTGACTCACGACAATCGGATCCTAGATGTTGCTGACCGGATTGTTCATATGGAAGATGGCCAACTGGTTACAGCCGAACGAGTAACCGGATGA
- a CDS encoding thioesterase II family protein, which yields MTTPLTDAWIKCFKPNPEARLRLFCFPHVGSSASVFRTWPNSLPPEIEVCGIQLPGRESRFKEALFTQIPPLVQALTPALQPYSDIPFAFFGHSLGALLSFEVARQLRAQQQPGPVHLFVSGRRAPQIPDRNPLLHTLPEPEFLEELRYLNGTPKAVLENSELMQLFLPVLRADFSLCGTYHYQSQPPLDCSISAFGGLEDVEETHDLLLDWSKQTYASFSLQMLPGDHFFLYSNQELLLKLSQELNQLLQRSLSVNVEDAKSDTNVESTDFVDINFVDTNIS from the coding sequence ATGACAACACCCCTTACTGATGCCTGGATCAAGTGCTTTAAGCCTAATCCAGAGGCCCGACTGCGCCTGTTCTGCTTTCCGCATGTCGGCAGTAGCGCCTCGGTTTTTCGGACCTGGCCCAATAGCTTGCCCCCCGAAATCGAAGTTTGCGGGATTCAACTACCGGGTCGAGAAAGCCGCTTTAAAGAAGCACTATTTACCCAAATCCCGCCCCTGGTTCAAGCATTAACTCCTGCCCTTCAGCCCTATTCAGATATCCCATTTGCTTTTTTTGGCCACAGTTTGGGCGCATTGCTAAGCTTCGAAGTAGCTCGTCAGCTCCGTGCTCAGCAACAGCCAGGCCCAGTTCATCTGTTCGTCTCAGGTCGTCGCGCCCCTCAAATCCCTGACCGCAATCCTTTGTTGCATACTCTGCCTGAGCCCGAATTTCTGGAGGAACTGCGCTACTTGAATGGAACCCCCAAGGCAGTGCTAGAGAACTCTGAGTTGATGCAACTCTTCCTACCGGTCTTACGAGCTGATTTCTCGCTTTGTGGCACCTATCACTACCAAAGCCAGCCGCCTCTAGATTGCTCTATTTCCGCCTTTGGTGGACTAGAGGACGTGGAGGAAACCCATGATCTCCTTCTGGATTGGAGCAAGCAAACCTACGCTTCTTTCTCCCTACAGATGCTTCCCGGCGATCACTTTTTTCTCTACAGCAATCAAGAACTTCTGCTCAAGCTGTCACAGGAGCTAAATCAACTGCTACAGCGAAGCCTAAGTGTCAATGTTGAGGACGCCAAGAGTGATACCAATGTTGAGAGTACAGATTTTGTGGATATAAATTTTGTAGATACGAATATCAGCTAG
- a CDS encoding thiol-disulfide oxidoreductase DCC family protein, producing MTYNVIYDGNCNLCVTLVQLLESLDRGERFQYIPMQDQDNLQRFGITSQDCELGIILLNAEDPTQRWQGSDAAEEIGQLLPLGAVFVAAYRALPGLKWAGDRVYEQVRDNRYTLFGKRSTTYQPLYPACDTACQSYFSTEAQKQPK from the coding sequence ATGACTTACAACGTCATCTACGACGGTAATTGCAATCTCTGTGTGACGCTGGTGCAACTCCTGGAATCCCTTGACCGGGGTGAGCGCTTTCAGTACATCCCCATGCAAGACCAGGACAACCTTCAGCGCTTTGGCATCACATCCCAAGATTGCGAGCTCGGCATCATTCTGCTGAACGCGGAAGATCCCACGCAACGCTGGCAGGGCAGTGATGCCGCTGAAGAAATTGGACAACTGCTGCCTCTGGGCGCTGTATTTGTCGCGGCCTATCGAGCCTTGCCTGGCTTGAAGTGGGCCGGTGATCGGGTGTATGAGCAGGTCCGCGACAATCGTTACACGCTGTTCGGCAAACGCTCGACCACTTATCAACCGCTATACCCAGCCTGTGATACAGCTTGCCAGTCATACTTCTCGACTGAGGCCCAGAAGCAGCCGAAGTAG
- a CDS encoding XRE family transcriptional regulator, producing the protein MDLGQNIRAWRSRLGLTLEALAEQTGVSRAMLSDIERGLKNPTIKVVSQIAEGLGCTVSQLIGEQTTDPVVLVRKAERQRLVDPETEVERSLLAPSLVRRGLELVWYQVPPGRSTGVFPAHRPGVVEHITVLQGQLHCSLAGRTEVLEVGDSIFFPANIAHSFHNPGSEPCHYLLLIDSSQASSG; encoded by the coding sequence CTGGACCTGGGTCAGAATATTCGCGCTTGGCGTAGTCGTCTGGGCCTCACCTTGGAAGCTCTGGCTGAACAAACGGGTGTCAGCCGCGCCATGCTCTCAGACATTGAACGAGGACTAAAGAATCCAACGATTAAGGTGGTTTCCCAAATTGCCGAGGGGCTGGGCTGCACGGTGTCTCAACTGATCGGCGAGCAGACGACAGACCCAGTGGTGCTGGTTCGCAAGGCAGAACGCCAGCGCCTAGTCGATCCTGAGACAGAGGTAGAGCGGTCTCTGCTAGCTCCAAGTCTGGTTCGACGGGGCCTTGAGTTAGTCTGGTATCAAGTTCCACCCGGTCGCAGTACAGGCGTGTTTCCTGCCCATCGCCCCGGTGTGGTCGAACATATCACCGTGCTTCAGGGACAGTTGCATTGCTCGCTGGCTGGGCGAACGGAAGTTTTAGAAGTAGGGGACTCTATTTTCTTTCCAGCGAATATTGCCCACAGTTTCCACAATCCCGGCTCTGAGCCTTGCCATTACTTGCTGCTGATCGACTCCAGTCAGGCAAGCTCGGGATAG
- a CDS encoding MFS transporter — protein sequence MRRPELTAELVIAASLFLVTAAVNLEVPLYHTYAEAAGFGNGLTAVVFAAYVVGLLPVLILLGGISDRLGRKPVVLAGLVAAMLATALMILSPNIHTLLLARVLQGVGVGLSVGAGTAYLAELMTDRSSQAAGYVAVVTSLGFGSGALLTSAALVASQTLVPPSYWLVLLLTLLCTVLLLRLPARQPVGGALLRLPAFPRGTVKPGIAIGAAWAVTGLVIAVVPTQLNQYHLLAWAGPALFLVNGTGVVVQPLARRLSAQQAQRVGFVLVPLGYGLLIAGAGLGWLGLVLLGAAVAGSACYGFTYLGGLAEVVRLGESQRARAVSGYFLCAYLGFGLPSIVIGFLADRIGTMAALLSFGAVIIAVNFVLALKSKSEPSDRVLERQLER from the coding sequence ATGCGCCGACCTGAACTCACCGCTGAACTCGTCATTGCGGCCTCACTGTTTCTGGTTACGGCTGCGGTCAATTTAGAAGTGCCTCTCTACCACACTTATGCTGAAGCTGCAGGCTTTGGCAATGGCTTGACAGCAGTTGTGTTTGCCGCCTATGTGGTCGGCTTGTTGCCGGTGCTAATCCTGTTGGGCGGTATTTCTGACCGTCTGGGGCGTAAACCTGTGGTGCTGGCCGGTCTGGTAGCGGCGATGCTGGCAACGGCCTTGATGATCCTGAGCCCCAATATTCACACCCTCTTGCTAGCGCGAGTTTTGCAGGGTGTAGGCGTGGGCTTGAGCGTAGGCGCTGGCACCGCTTACCTAGCAGAACTTATGACTGACCGTTCAAGCCAGGCAGCAGGTTATGTGGCAGTGGTGACCTCACTGGGCTTTGGCAGTGGCGCACTCTTAACCAGCGCAGCGTTAGTGGCCAGCCAGACCTTGGTACCCCCGAGTTACTGGCTAGTTCTACTGCTGACGCTGCTCTGCACGGTGCTGCTGCTGCGCTTGCCTGCTCGCCAGCCAGTCGGCGGTGCCCTACTGCGGCTGCCTGCCTTTCCCAGGGGTACGGTGAAACCGGGGATTGCCATTGGTGCAGCTTGGGCTGTGACCGGGCTAGTCATCGCGGTCGTACCGACTCAGCTGAACCAGTATCATCTACTGGCTTGGGCTGGACCGGCCCTGTTTCTGGTCAATGGCACTGGGGTTGTGGTGCAACCTCTCGCTCGCCGTCTCTCAGCGCAACAGGCACAGCGCGTTGGTTTTGTCCTGGTGCCGCTGGGCTACGGTCTGTTGATCGCTGGGGCTGGGCTGGGCTGGTTAGGACTAGTGCTGTTAGGCGCTGCTGTGGCAGGGTCTGCCTGTTATGGCTTCACTTACCTGGGAGGGTTAGCCGAGGTCGTTCGCTTGGGTGAGTCTCAGCGCGCTCGGGCTGTATCTGGCTATTTTTTGTGCGCTTATTTAGGCTTTGGTTTGCCTAGTATTGTCATTGGTTTTCTAGCTGATCGAATTGGCACCATGGCAGCGCTGCTAAGCTTCGGTGCCGTGATTATTGCTGTTAATTTCGTGCTGGCATTGAAGTCCAAATCAGAACCATCGGATCGTGTTTTGGAACGCCAATTAGAACGCTAA
- the pdxH gene encoding pyridoxamine 5'-phosphate oxidase, whose amino-acid sequence MNTSIADLRKDYTLLGLSESDVAANPFQQFQKWFDQAIEAQLLEPNAMTLATATPEGRPSARVVLLKGFDERGFIFYTNYNSHKGQELAQNPWAALVFLWTDLERQVRVEGRVEKVSDEESDHYFHSRPPGSRLGAWTSDQSQVISGRDVLEQRLEGLKQQYQDQEIPRPSHWGGYRVIPDLIEFWQGRPSRLHDRLQYRLCNDGNWQIERLSP is encoded by the coding sequence ATGAATACCTCTATTGCCGATCTGCGTAAGGATTATACTCTGCTAGGGCTCAGTGAAAGCGATGTAGCAGCGAATCCTTTTCAGCAGTTTCAGAAGTGGTTTGACCAGGCGATTGAGGCTCAATTGCTAGAACCGAATGCCATGACTTTAGCAACAGCGACGCCGGAGGGTAGGCCCTCAGCGCGGGTTGTACTACTTAAAGGTTTTGACGAGCGGGGCTTCATCTTTTACACTAACTACAACAGCCACAAAGGTCAGGAGCTGGCTCAAAATCCTTGGGCTGCCTTGGTGTTTCTATGGACAGATCTAGAACGACAAGTTCGCGTTGAAGGTCGAGTTGAGAAGGTGTCAGACGAAGAATCTGATCACTATTTTCACAGTCGGCCTCCTGGCAGCCGTTTGGGAGCTTGGACTTCGGATCAAAGCCAGGTGATTAGCGGTCGTGACGTTCTAGAGCAGCGTTTAGAGGGGCTTAAGCAACAGTACCAAGACCAAGAAATTCCTCGTCCATCGCATTGGGGTGGCTACCGAGTTATTCCCGACCTAATTGAATTTTGGCAGGGCCGTCCTAGTCGTTTGCATGACCGCTTACAGTACCGGCTATGCAATGATGGCAATTGGCAAATCGAGCGGCTATCACCCTAA
- a CDS encoding SDR family oxidoreductase gives MVSVKNQIVLITGASSGIGAACAQAFAQAGAKLILAARRQERLQQLAAEIDKEFGVPIHLLSLDVSDRAQVETVLQDLPPEWSSVDILVNNAGLSRGLDNLQEGNIQDWEEMIDTNIKGLLYMTRFLVPGMVERGHGHVINIGSVAGHQTYPKGNVYCGTKAAVRAISEGLKQDLFGTPIRVSSVDPGMVETEFSQVRFHGDAERAATVYQNTTPLTAGDIADVVFFCATRPAHVNISEVLVMPTAQPSPTMVHRRS, from the coding sequence GTGGTTTCTGTCAAAAACCAAATCGTTCTGATTACAGGGGCTAGCAGTGGCATTGGTGCAGCCTGCGCTCAAGCTTTTGCCCAAGCAGGTGCCAAGCTAATTTTAGCGGCCCGGAGACAAGAGCGATTACAACAACTGGCGGCAGAAATCGATAAGGAATTCGGCGTTCCAATTCATTTATTAAGCCTAGATGTTAGTGATCGAGCGCAAGTTGAAACCGTTCTACAAGACCTACCACCAGAATGGTCCAGTGTTGATATTTTAGTTAACAATGCCGGTCTAAGTCGCGGTTTAGACAACTTGCAGGAAGGCAACATTCAAGACTGGGAGGAAATGATCGATACCAATATCAAGGGTCTGCTTTACATGACTCGTTTTCTGGTGCCAGGCATGGTTGAACGAGGTCACGGGCATGTGATCAATATTGGCTCAGTTGCGGGGCATCAAACCTATCCCAAAGGCAACGTTTATTGCGGCACCAAAGCTGCGGTTCGGGCCATCTCCGAGGGGCTCAAACAAGACCTATTCGGCACGCCTATACGCGTTAGCTCGGTTGATCCTGGCATGGTAGAAACTGAGTTTAGTCAGGTCCGTTTCCACGGCGATGCTGAGCGAGCTGCTACGGTTTATCAAAACACCACGCCTCTCACAGCGGGCGACATTGCCGATGTGGTTTTCTTCTGTGCCACCCGTCCGGCTCATGTCAATATCAGCGAGGTGTTGGTCATGCCCACTGCTCAGCCTAGTCCCACGATGGTGCATCGACGCAGCTAG